From the genome of Marixanthomonas ophiurae, one region includes:
- a CDS encoding T9SS-dependent choice-of-anchor J family protein — protein MKKITLLAAFFAAFAMNAQTVLFEDDFESYDNFIIENVGDYTLVDVDGLPTYGFTGITYDNSGYTGAFIVFNSTATAPPLEPSADSDWSARSGEKAMACFAAVPDGAQFNDDWLISPAIELGASGNTVEFWAKAADATYSDERFNVGVSTTGTDPGDFSFIASDLQAPAIDYTDFSFDLDFLAGETVYIAINVVSEDQFGFVMDDFKVTSDVLSVNEQSFDGFEYFVDNNNLKISADRAFESVNLFNVLGQEVVSKNLSNTSEVINIASLQSGVYITTVTIDGAKKSFKIVKQ, from the coding sequence ATGAAAAAAATTACTTTATTAGCAGCTTTTTTTGCTGCTTTTGCTATGAATGCACAGACTGTGTTATTTGAAGATGATTTTGAAAGTTATGATAACTTTATCATTGAAAATGTTGGAGATTATACATTAGTAGATGTAGATGGTTTGCCAACTTATGGGTTTACTGGTATAACTTATGATAACTCTGGATATACAGGTGCTTTTATTGTTTTTAACTCAACGGCTACTGCTCCTCCTTTAGAGCCTAGTGCTGATTCAGACTGGAGTGCTAGAAGTGGAGAAAAGGCAATGGCATGCTTTGCTGCTGTACCTGACGGAGCTCAATTTAATGATGATTGGTTAATCTCTCCTGCTATTGAATTAGGAGCATCAGGAAACACCGTTGAATTTTGGGCTAAAGCAGCCGATGCAACTTATTCTGATGAAAGATTTAACGTAGGTGTATCTACTACTGGTACTGATCCAGGTGATTTTTCTTTTATAGCAAGCGATTTACAAGCTCCTGCTATTGATTATACAGATTTTAGTTTTGACTTAGATTTCTTAGCTGGGGAAACTGTATACATTGCTATCAATGTAGTAAGTGAAGATCAATTTGGATTTGTAATGGATGATTTCAAAGTAACTTCTGATGTACTAAGTGTTAATGAGCAATCTTTTGATGGATTTGAATATTTTGTTGATAACAACAATTTAAAAATTTCTGCAGATAGAGCTTTTGAAAGTGTAAATTTATTCAATGTTTTAGGGCAAGAAGTTGTTTCTAAAAACCTTTCTAACACTAGTGAAGTAATCAACATTGCTTCTTTACAGTCTGGTGTCTATATTACTACTGTTACTATTGATGGAGCTAAAAAATCTTTCAAAATAGTTAAACAATAA
- a CDS encoding aryl-sulfate sulfotransferase, translating into MKLTLPTLTILFLSCFFLSCNTDDFIPKAEIEEQETVLSDDITTYNDNAFFKGYTLIAPLLSNNIYLINMEGFVVKKWESENRGIANYLTEEGNLVRSYIVSNQTFSFAGTTGGIEIFNFEGQKIWNWEYSTPEYSMHHDIEILPNGNILASVWDRKTSQEAIEKGRNPNLLFNSEVWPDRIIEVKPLGNNNAEIIWEWSIWDHLIQDFDSSKENFGVVAEHPELADINYSNGEANFNHVNSLFYIEEFDQIVFSSRRFNEFFIIDHSTTTQEATSHTGGQFNKGGDFLYRWGNPKAYKGGTDENQKLFGQHDVTYIANKPNNSGNFLVFNNEKHETLSSVDEINIPQQADGSYNLEPNVNNYPLHSAWSYVNTEINSPILSGARRLKNGNTLITSGTKGLLLEIDSDDNVVWKYTLPLEDKRIFKSFRYSIDQPPFEGEKLPVLNEKVE; encoded by the coding sequence ATGAAACTTACTTTACCTACCTTGACAATTCTATTTTTAAGTTGTTTTTTTCTCTCCTGTAATACAGATGATTTTATTCCTAAAGCTGAAATCGAAGAACAAGAAACAGTATTAAGTGATGATATAACAACATATAACGATAATGCCTTTTTTAAAGGTTATACACTTATTGCTCCTTTATTATCCAACAATATTTACTTGATTAACATGGAAGGATTTGTTGTGAAAAAGTGGGAATCAGAAAATAGAGGAATAGCAAATTATTTAACTGAAGAAGGAAACTTAGTAAGATCGTATATAGTTTCTAATCAAACATTTTCCTTTGCTGGAACAACTGGTGGAATTGAAATATTTAATTTTGAAGGTCAAAAAATTTGGAATTGGGAGTATAGTACCCCGGAATATAGTATGCATCACGATATAGAGATTCTTCCAAATGGCAATATCTTGGCATCAGTTTGGGACAGAAAAACTTCACAAGAAGCTATCGAAAAAGGTAGAAACCCTAATTTACTTTTTAATAGCGAAGTATGGCCTGATAGAATCATAGAAGTAAAACCTCTTGGTAATAACAATGCTGAAATAATTTGGGAATGGTCTATATGGGATCATTTAATTCAGGATTTTGATAGTTCAAAAGAAAATTTTGGAGTAGTTGCTGAGCATCCAGAATTAGCAGACATTAATTACTCTAATGGTGAAGCTAATTTTAACCATGTTAACTCTCTATTTTATATAGAAGAATTTGATCAAATTGTTTTTAGTAGCAGAAGGTTTAATGAGTTTTTTATTATTGATCACTCTACCACTACTCAAGAAGCGACTTCTCATACTGGAGGACAATTTAATAAAGGAGGTGATTTTTTATACAGATGGGGAAATCCTAAAGCTTACAAGGGTGGCACTGATGAAAATCAAAAATTATTTGGTCAACATGATGTTACATACATTGCAAACAAGCCAAATAATTCTGGAAATTTCCTAGTATTTAATAACGAAAAACATGAAACATTGTCATCTGTTGATGAAATTAATATCCCACAACAAGCTGACGGCTCTTACAATTTGGAACCAAACGTAAACAATTATCCTTTACATTCAGCTTGGTCTTATGTAAATACAGAAATTAATTCTCCAATTCTCTCTGGAGCAAGACGCTTAAAAAATGGGAACACATTAATTACTTCAGGCACAAAAGGGTTATTATTAGAAATAGACAGTGACGACAATGTCGTATGGAAATATACACTTCCTTTGGAGGATAAAAGAATTTTTAAAAGTTTTCGTTATTCAATTGATCAACCTCCTTTTGAAGGTGAAAAACTTCCTGTTTTAAATGAAAAGGTAGAATAA
- the rlmN gene encoding 23S rRNA (adenine(2503)-C(2))-methyltransferase RlmN, giving the protein MVSDKKDIRALSKQELRDFFVSIGDQAFRGNQVYEWLWNKGIHSFEDMTNISKETRTHLEQNFVINHIEVDSLQKSNDGTIKNAVKLHDGFVVESVLIPTKSRTTACVSSQVGCSLDCKFCATSRLKRMRNLNPDEIFDQVVAIHKESLLYHDKPLSNIVYMGMGEPLMNYKNVLESVKMITSEEGLGMSPKRITLSTSGVPKMIKKLADDEVKFNLAVSLHSAIQETREQIMPFAKSFTLPDLRESLEYWYAKTNRRITYEYIVWNNINDTEKDVDALVQFCQSVPCKINLIEYNPIDDGEFQQAVNSALDMYIEKLEKNKIPVTVRRSRGKDIDAACGQLANKS; this is encoded by the coding sequence ATGGTTTCAGATAAAAAAGACATCCGCGCATTATCAAAACAAGAGTTACGTGACTTTTTTGTAAGCATTGGCGATCAAGCTTTTCGAGGCAACCAAGTCTACGAGTGGTTGTGGAATAAAGGCATCCACAGTTTTGAGGATATGACGAATATCTCAAAAGAAACTCGTACGCACTTAGAGCAAAACTTTGTGATAAATCATATTGAAGTGGACAGCTTGCAAAAAAGCAACGATGGCACCATTAAAAATGCCGTTAAATTGCACGATGGTTTTGTGGTAGAGTCGGTGTTGATCCCTACTAAATCCCGGACAACGGCTTGTGTTTCTTCACAAGTTGGTTGCAGTTTAGATTGTAAATTTTGCGCAACTTCCCGATTAAAACGAATGCGAAATCTAAACCCAGATGAAATTTTTGATCAAGTGGTTGCTATTCACAAAGAAAGCTTGCTATATCACGACAAGCCTCTATCTAACATTGTGTATATGGGAATGGGCGAACCATTGATGAACTATAAAAACGTCTTAGAGTCTGTTAAAATGATTACTTCTGAAGAAGGACTAGGCATGTCACCGAAACGGATTACGCTTTCCACATCGGGTGTACCTAAAATGATAAAAAAACTGGCCGATGACGAGGTTAAATTCAATCTGGCTGTTTCGTTGCATTCTGCTATTCAGGAAACGCGGGAACAGATTATGCCATTCGCAAAAAGCTTTACCCTGCCAGACCTCCGGGAATCGCTTGAATATTGGTATGCCAAAACAAACCGTCGCATTACCTACGAATATATTGTTTGGAACAATATAAACGACACCGAAAAAGACGTGGATGCTTTGGTACAATTTTGCCAATCGGTTCCTTGTAAAATTAATTTGATTGAGTACAACCCTATTGATGATGGCGAGTTTCAACAAGCTGTAAACTCAGCACTCGATATGTATATAGAAAAACTGGAAAAAAACAAAATCCCAGTTACCGTACGTAGAAGTCGTGGAAAGGATATTGATGCGGCCTGCGGGCAACTGGCGAATAAAAGTTAA
- a CDS encoding T9SS type A sorting domain-containing protein: MKKTTFLFFFVFSICTVFSQETTVDTPISWGIENNDDATTINLPPLDLLALHREDSINDRDKSLPWRYGIKRNLKIDVHKDGTVTQLDNGDKLWRIAISSPNAVNLSLNFGDFYIPNGAKLFLYNDDKTDVLLPLTTNQNRNNQQLGSWFINGDKIWLEYYEPESVNEEVLLNIKSIIHGYRMGKVERYMDGTRGLNDSGDCNYDVNCPIGEDFDSQKDILKKAVALLNLGNGYLCSAVLINNTNKDKKPYLLTGNHCLDNSDPAFWSVRFNWMSPSPVCGEDKLSPDLQTNFTMSGAELKAANNISDFALVELYNSIPSSWDVAFAGWDITDELPLYEIGIHHPNGDIMKICRDNSGAIHETANGTEVWLIGGASVGEGNGWEIGTTESGSSGSPLFNQNGKIIGQLYAGNSSCDGLENNNKYDIYGRLAVSWDTGSTSNKRLKEWLDPNETGQTQLETTQNLLNVPDFDITGELKIYPNPASETITIMNSRYPNLSYHFYSITGQQISQGSVSSTMNTISVAQTAEGMYFLQLTDLDSNSSITKKIIVSR, from the coding sequence ATGAAAAAAACTACTTTTTTATTCTTTTTTGTTTTTTCTATTTGCACGGTTTTTTCTCAAGAAACTACCGTCGACACTCCTATTAGCTGGGGTATAGAAAACAATGATGACGCTACAACCATCAACCTTCCTCCCCTAGACCTTTTAGCTCTTCATCGTGAAGACAGTATAAACGATCGCGATAAAAGCCTCCCTTGGCGATATGGTATTAAGCGAAATTTAAAAATAGATGTTCATAAAGACGGTACTGTTACCCAATTGGATAATGGTGATAAACTATGGCGTATTGCCATAAGTTCACCCAACGCAGTTAATTTGAGCCTTAACTTCGGTGATTTTTATATTCCGAATGGCGCCAAACTGTTTTTATATAATGACGACAAAACTGATGTATTACTACCATTAACTACAAACCAGAATCGCAACAACCAACAATTAGGTTCTTGGTTTATAAATGGAGACAAAATTTGGTTGGAATATTATGAACCTGAATCTGTAAATGAAGAAGTACTTCTAAATATAAAGAGCATTATACACGGATACCGAATGGGAAAAGTGGAGCGATACATGGACGGAACTCGAGGATTAAACGATTCTGGTGATTGTAACTACGATGTTAATTGCCCCATTGGAGAAGACTTCGATAGTCAAAAAGATATTCTGAAAAAAGCAGTTGCACTCCTTAATTTAGGAAATGGCTATTTATGTTCCGCTGTTCTTATTAACAATACCAATAAAGACAAAAAACCTTATTTACTTACTGGAAACCATTGTCTAGACAATAGCGACCCCGCTTTTTGGTCCGTTAGATTTAACTGGATGAGCCCGAGTCCAGTTTGTGGGGAAGATAAACTTAGCCCAGATCTTCAGACAAACTTTACTATGAGCGGAGCAGAACTAAAAGCAGCTAACAACATCAGTGATTTTGCTTTAGTAGAGCTCTACAATAGCATTCCCTCTTCTTGGGATGTTGCTTTTGCAGGTTGGGACATTACGGACGAGTTACCATTATATGAAATAGGTATTCACCATCCCAATGGTGATATTATGAAAATATGTAGAGACAATTCAGGAGCGATACATGAAACAGCCAATGGTACCGAAGTGTGGTTAATTGGAGGAGCATCTGTAGGCGAAGGAAATGGTTGGGAAATAGGAACAACCGAAAGTGGTTCATCCGGTTCACCATTGTTTAATCAAAACGGAAAAATAATCGGGCAACTATATGCCGGTAATTCGTCCTGTGATGGACTGGAAAACAATAATAAATACGATATCTATGGAAGATTAGCCGTTTCTTGGGATACCGGATCGACATCTAATAAACGGCTTAAAGAATGGTTGGATCCTAATGAAACAGGACAAACCCAACTGGAAACAACACAAAACTTGCTGAACGTTCCAGATTTTGATATTACAGGAGAGTTAAAAATATATCCAAACCCAGCTTCTGAAACCATCACGATAATGAACAGCCGCTACCCTAACCTATCGTATCATTTTTATAGCATAACAGGTCAACAAATAAGCCAAGGATCTGTTTCTAGTACTATGAATACTATTTCGGTAGCCCAAACTGCTGAAGGCATGTATTTTTTACAATTAACCGATCTGGACTCTAATTCTAGCATTACCAAAAAAATTATTGTCAGTAGGTAG
- the queA gene encoding tRNA preQ1(34) S-adenosylmethionine ribosyltransferase-isomerase QueA: MKLSNFNFELPEELLAEYPASNRDEARLMVLNRKEKTIEHKMFKDLIDYFEEDDVMVLNNTKVFPARLFGNKEKTGARIEVFLLRELNPETRLWDVLVDPARKIRIGNKLYFGEDESLVAEVIDNTTSRGRTLRFLFDGSYEEFRSKLTELGETPLPKYIKRDVEPEDAERYQTIFAKEEGAVAAPTAGLHFSKHLLKRLEIKGINFAEVTLHVGLGTFSPVEVEDLSKHKMDSEEIAIPQESVDIINGGNNRKKRVCAVGTTVMRALESSVSSNLMLNPYAGWTNKFIFPPYDFSIANCMVTNFHTPKSTLLMMVAAFAGHDFVKEAYAEAVKEKYRFYTYGDAMLII, encoded by the coding sequence ATGAAACTTTCTAATTTCAATTTCGAACTGCCAGAAGAACTTTTGGCAGAATATCCAGCATCTAACCGCGATGAAGCCAGACTAATGGTTTTAAACCGAAAAGAGAAGACCATTGAGCATAAGATGTTTAAAGACCTCATCGACTATTTTGAAGAAGACGATGTAATGGTATTAAACAACACCAAGGTTTTTCCAGCACGGTTGTTTGGAAACAAAGAAAAAACAGGGGCTCGTATTGAGGTTTTCCTTTTACGTGAACTAAACCCAGAAACCCGTCTTTGGGACGTTTTGGTAGATCCTGCTCGTAAAATAAGAATTGGTAATAAACTATATTTTGGCGAAGACGAATCGTTAGTGGCTGAAGTTATAGACAATACCACTTCTCGTGGGCGTACGCTTCGATTTTTGTTTGATGGATCGTATGAAGAATTTAGAAGTAAATTGACGGAATTAGGCGAAACTCCATTGCCTAAATACATTAAAAGAGATGTAGAGCCAGAAGATGCAGAACGCTATCAAACAATCTTTGCAAAAGAAGAAGGAGCCGTTGCTGCACCAACTGCTGGACTGCACTTTTCAAAACATTTATTGAAGCGCCTTGAAATAAAAGGCATCAATTTTGCCGAAGTTACTTTACACGTTGGTTTAGGTACTTTTAGTCCAGTTGAGGTGGAAGACCTCTCAAAACATAAAATGGATTCTGAAGAAATTGCGATTCCGCAAGAATCGGTAGACATAATCAACGGAGGTAACAACAGAAAAAAACGGGTTTGTGCCGTGGGAACAACCGTAATGCGTGCGTTAGAGAGTTCAGTATCCTCAAACCTTATGCTCAACCCGTATGCTGGATGGACTAATAAATTTATTTTCCCTCCTTATGATTTCAGTATAGCAAACTGTATGGTAACCAATTTCCATACACCAAAATCAACATTATTGATGATGGTCGCGGCCTTTGCAGGTCATGATTTTGTTAAAGAAGCCTATGCTGAAGCCGTAAAAGAAAAATACAGATTTTATACATATGGTGATGCTATGCTTATCATATAA
- a CDS encoding 3-phosphoshikimate 1-carboxyvinyltransferase — protein sequence MKAVLTSKNIKELSATIQVSGSKSESNRLLILQSLFSNLKTENLSESDDTMVLQKALLSNQGEVDIHHAGTAMRFLTAYFATQQDASVVLTGSERMQQRPIKILVDALRDLGAEIKYLKIDGYPPISISGKKIIKQKVSIAGNVSSQYISALLLIAPSLQNGLTINIEKSVTSAPYLHMTISLLQKIGVSCDFSENSIEVKPLSEIKNTAILIESDWSSASYFYSIVALSEASNITLRGYFKDSLQGDSILATIYETLGVTTQYNKEDASITLSKNNKPIADHVLLNLADAPDIAQTIAVTCFGLGLGCKLTGLHTLKIKETDRLLALQTELKKLGAKISVSNDTLVLMVSEKIKEHITIQTYKDHRMAMAFAPLALKKTIKIDDAGVVSKSFPTYWEDIQKVGINVNFK from the coding sequence ATGAAAGCTGTACTCACAAGCAAAAATATCAAAGAGCTTTCAGCTACCATACAAGTTTCAGGCTCCAAAAGTGAATCCAACCGGCTATTGATATTACAATCGCTTTTCTCCAATCTTAAAACAGAGAACCTTTCAGAAAGTGATGATACAATGGTGTTGCAAAAGGCATTACTATCAAATCAAGGCGAAGTGGATATTCACCACGCCGGTACTGCCATGCGATTTTTAACAGCCTATTTTGCCACCCAGCAAGATGCTTCGGTTGTATTGACCGGCAGTGAGCGCATGCAACAACGACCCATAAAAATATTAGTTGATGCATTGCGAGATTTAGGAGCCGAAATAAAGTATCTTAAAATAGACGGCTATCCACCTATTTCTATTTCAGGTAAAAAAATTATAAAACAAAAAGTTTCTATAGCTGGAAATGTAAGTAGTCAATATATTTCAGCTTTATTATTGATAGCACCATCTTTACAAAATGGGCTTACTATCAATATTGAAAAATCTGTCACTTCAGCTCCATACCTCCACATGACAATTTCTTTGCTTCAGAAAATTGGAGTTTCATGTGATTTTTCAGAAAACAGCATTGAAGTAAAGCCACTTTCAGAAATTAAAAACACAGCGATATTAATAGAATCTGATTGGAGTTCAGCATCCTATTTTTATAGTATTGTAGCTCTTTCTGAAGCATCAAACATAACCTTAAGAGGCTATTTTAAAGATAGCTTACAAGGAGATTCTATTTTAGCTACCATTTATGAAACGTTGGGTGTCACCACACAATATAATAAAGAAGATGCGTCCATCACCCTTTCAAAAAACAACAAACCAATTGCCGATCACGTTTTATTAAATCTTGCAGATGCACCAGATATTGCACAAACTATTGCCGTTACTTGTTTTGGGTTGGGGTTAGGCTGTAAATTAACTGGATTGCATACCTTAAAGATAAAAGAAACCGATAGATTGCTTGCTTTACAAACCGAATTGAAAAAATTAGGAGCCAAGATTTCGGTCAGTAATGATACCTTAGTATTAATGGTTTCAGAAAAAATTAAAGAACACATAACCATACAAACCTATAAAGATCACCGTATGGCAATGGCTTTCGCACCTTTAGCATTAAAAAAAACTATTAAAATTGATGACGCAGGAGTGGTTTCAAAATCGTTCCCAACCTACTGGGAAGACATCCAAAAAGTAGGCATAAACGTCAATTTTAAATAA
- a CDS encoding nucleotide pyrophosphohydrolase has product MNIENAQEAVDKWIDEHGVRYFNELTNMAQLTEEVGEVARIIARRYGEQSEKESDKGKDLGEELADVLFVVLCLANQTGVNLEEAFHKKLDIKTKRDHDRHHNNEKLK; this is encoded by the coding sequence ATGAACATTGAAAATGCACAAGAAGCAGTAGACAAATGGATCGATGAACACGGAGTCCGTTATTTTAACGAACTTACCAATATGGCACAGCTTACTGAAGAGGTAGGCGAAGTAGCTCGTATCATTGCCCGTCGTTATGGAGAGCAAAGCGAAAAAGAAAGTGATAAAGGCAAAGACTTAGGTGAAGAGCTAGCAGATGTGCTTTTTGTTGTTTTATGTTTAGCCAACCAAACTGGGGTAAACCTAGAAGAAGCTTTCCATAAAAAATTAGATATTAAAACCAAGCGTGACCACGATCGCCATCATAACAATGAAAAATTAAAGTAA
- a CDS encoding transglutaminase domain-containing protein, translated as MKFIFTLIFALSCLHFTYSQDFRFGKVSKEELLEKQHPTDSTADAAILYREIKTRFEYTESDDFFTLTDVFERVKIYNKDGFDWANKTIKLYQTSGSADEKISSLRGYTYFMDGNKMKDERLRNNGIFEEESSEFLELTKFTMPALKEGCIIEYKYTIKSPFITNIDAYRFQEQIPVNQVEMRFAVPEYFNYKMHQKGWVPFKINETKRPRTINFAYTTPADPGIGGRGLPSKESTQIDLLENIYEVSLSNVPALHDEAFSGNIDNYSTSLKFELSYVDYPGSPLKMFTTTWEDVSKSVYDSNAFGDQLKRDNYFDDDIDNLLSGVSDPTEKMIKIYEFVKGKMNWNKFVGLYAQEGTKDAYKKGSGNAADINLLLVSMLRYAGLNANPVLVSTKSHGIPLFPTRNGFNYVIAAVENGNNTILFDATIKEGEPNVLQPELLNWQGRVVRENRSSSWVSLYPSKHAVQSTMMNLAINKDDYSITGSAQNRFTGHYALGKRKSFINVKEEDIRKKLEENSGETEISNIAFENLKNLYQPVSLKYDFKNFDALEEIGGKLYFSPLLFLAMDENPFKLNERSYPIDFNYPIKDRYIVTVDIPEGYTIESLPESAAFALGENSGMFKYMINNVGGKLQISVEFALNTATMPAQDYGNIKEFFKLMIDKEHEKIVLTKA; from the coding sequence ATGAAGTTTATTTTTACTCTTATTTTTGCACTAAGTTGTTTACATTTTACTTACTCTCAAGATTTTAGATTTGGAAAAGTCTCTAAAGAAGAACTATTAGAAAAACAACACCCAACAGACTCAACAGCAGATGCTGCTATTTTGTATCGGGAAATAAAAACACGTTTTGAATATACCGAGTCTGATGATTTTTTCACTTTAACCGATGTATTTGAACGTGTTAAAATTTACAATAAAGATGGTTTTGATTGGGCAAATAAAACGATAAAGCTCTATCAAACCAGTGGAAGCGCTGATGAAAAGATTTCTAGTTTAAGAGGCTACACCTACTTTATGGATGGAAATAAAATGAAAGACGAAAGATTACGTAACAACGGTATTTTTGAAGAAGAATCTAGCGAATTTTTAGAGCTTACAAAGTTTACTATGCCAGCCCTTAAAGAAGGATGTATAATTGAGTACAAATACACCATTAAATCTCCTTTTATTACCAATATAGATGCGTATAGGTTTCAGGAACAAATTCCGGTGAACCAAGTAGAAATGCGTTTTGCAGTACCAGAATACTTTAACTATAAAATGCACCAAAAAGGATGGGTGCCATTCAAAATTAACGAGACAAAAAGACCACGCACCATCAATTTTGCATATACAACACCCGCTGACCCAGGTATAGGCGGTAGAGGACTTCCTTCAAAAGAGAGTACGCAAATAGATCTTTTAGAAAACATATATGAAGTAAGCTTGAGCAATGTGCCCGCATTACACGATGAAGCATTTTCAGGGAATATAGATAACTACAGTACTTCTTTAAAATTTGAACTTTCCTATGTTGATTACCCTGGCTCTCCATTAAAGATGTTTACAACAACCTGGGAAGACGTTTCAAAATCAGTTTATGATTCCAACGCTTTTGGCGATCAATTAAAAAGAGACAATTATTTTGATGACGATATAGATAACCTTTTAAGTGGGGTAAGCGATCCTACTGAAAAAATGATTAAAATATATGAGTTTGTGAAAGGAAAAATGAACTGGAATAAGTTTGTTGGTCTTTACGCTCAAGAAGGTACTAAAGATGCTTATAAAAAAGGTTCCGGTAATGCAGCCGATATAAATTTATTATTAGTTTCCATGCTTCGGTATGCAGGCCTTAACGCAAATCCAGTTTTGGTAAGCACCAAATCACATGGAATTCCTTTATTTCCTACACGTAACGGATTTAATTATGTAATAGCTGCAGTTGAAAACGGAAATAACACAATACTTTTTGATGCTACTATAAAAGAAGGAGAGCCAAATGTTTTACAACCAGAGTTACTAAACTGGCAAGGAAGAGTTGTACGAGAAAATCGTAGTTCTTCTTGGGTTTCATTATACCCGTCTAAACACGCTGTGCAGAGTACTATGATGAATTTGGCTATCAATAAAGATGACTATTCTATTACTGGATCTGCACAAAACCGATTTACAGGCCATTATGCTTTAGGCAAGCGCAAAAGTTTCATAAACGTTAAAGAAGAAGATATCCGTAAAAAATTGGAAGAAAACAGTGGAGAAACCGAAATTTCAAACATTGCCTTTGAAAATTTAAAGAATCTGTACCAACCCGTTTCATTGAAATATGATTTTAAAAACTTTGACGCCTTAGAAGAAATAGGTGGTAAATTATACTTTTCTCCGTTGCTTTTCTTAGCTATGGATGAAAACCCATTTAAGTTAAATGAGCGCAGTTACCCAATTGATTTTAATTACCCCATAAAAGACAGGTATATTGTAACAGTTGATATTCCTGAAGGCTATACAATAGAATCTCTTCCAGAAAGCGCAGCTTTTGCTTTAGGGGAAAACTCCGGAATGTTTAAATACATGATTAATAATGTGGGCGGCAAACTACAAATATCAGTAGAGTTTGCTTTAAATACAGCCACTATGCCTGCTCAAGATTATGGCAATATCAAAGAATTTTTTAAGCTGATGATTGATAAAGAACATGAGAAGATAGTGCTTACTAAAGCATAA